One genomic segment of Helianthus annuus cultivar XRQ/B chromosome 14, HanXRQr2.0-SUNRISE, whole genome shotgun sequence includes these proteins:
- the LOC110906811 gene encoding uncharacterized protein LOC110906811: MANAIMEDYKVLGRKEEETARLRAEAEVMAQAAREGAEQLEKEKVAFEKQNQEVTNLKAVNAALVKETAAAEAAAKEAKEVEARGAKALEEADADRNNLNKAVQGLKNRVTIIEEVTARAAEAEAQEREATKARDSLVSSLDQLKADRDWMRDHGIGHIVGTILDTPENASAVNELKEHAREAAFKADTEARYVTAVNTYNSVSISAIEDIDKCLEAEDYVDRLQLLYDDPEEEEEPSGGAKGDVGNARQRDETKTNRMHKTCTERDDEHMLRTSTQLQVASDEVCGVVFELRREDTSPASEQKMRSVEETHDKEMKRKRIGCTERVPNEMTNTCCELRLNSKWLPMRFAVSSSSSDVKIRVPRVSKR; this comes from the exons ATGGCGAATGCTATTATGGAAGATTACAAGGTTCTGGGCCGCAAGGAGGAGGAAACCGCTCGCCTGCGGGCTGAGGCTGAGGTGATGGCACAGGCTGCTCGGGAGGGTGCAGAGCAGCTGGAAAAGGAGAAAGTTGCTTTTGAGAAGCAAAA TCAGGAGGTGACCAATCTCAAGGCGGTGAATGCTGCTTTGGTAAAAGAAACGGCTGCAGCTGAAGCGGCTGCCAAGGAGGCCAAGGAGGTGGAGGCACGCGGTgccaaggctcttgaagaggcggaTGCTGACCGCAACAATTTAAACAAAGCTGTTCAGGGCCTCAAG AACCGGGTGACCATTATTGAGGAGGTCACTGCCCGCGCGGCTGAAGCTGAAGCGCAGGAAAGGGAGGCTACTAAGGCTAGGGATAGCCTGGTTTCTTCTTTGGATCAGCTTAAGGCAGATCGCGATTGGATGCGTGATCACGGTATCGGGCAT ATTGTTGGAACCATTCTTGACACGCCTGAAAACGCAAGTGCCGTTAATGAGCTTAAGGAGCATGCGCGGGAGGCGGCGTTCAAAGCTG ATACTGAGGCTCGGTATGTTACGGCCGTTAACACATACAACAGCGTGTCTATTTCCGCCATTGAAGATATTGATAAATGCTTGGAGGCGGAAGATTATGTGGACCGCTTGCAGTTGTTGTATGATGATCCTGAAGAGGAGGAGGAGCCTTCTGGTGGTGCAAAGGGTGATGTAG GAAACGCACGACAAAGAGATGAAACGAAAACGAATAGGATGCACAAAACGTGTACCGAACGAGATGACGAACACATGCTGCGAACTTCGACTCAACTCCAAGTGGCTTCCGATGAGGTTTGCGGTGTCGTCTTCGAGCTCCGACGTGAAGATACGAGTCCCGCGAGTGAGCAAAAGATGAGATCGGTGGAG GAAACGCACGACAAAGAGATGAAACGAAAACGAATAGGATGCACAGAACGTGTACCGAACGAGATGACGAACACATGCTGCGAACTTCGACTCAACTCCAAGTGGCTTCCGATGAGGTTTGCGGTGTCGTCTTCGAGCTCCGACGTGAAGATACGAGTCCCGCGAGTGAGCAAAAGATAA